One Gordonia zhaorongruii DNA segment encodes these proteins:
- a CDS encoding DUF2017 domain-containing protein, translating into MRTWRRTGSGDDVRICSNLESYECQLLTSMIESICELLTERADSAPRDELSAMTGIDTGHTRGPEDVTLGRLLPDFHRPDHEPELTVASIASDLNGGLRSVNEPRIIDAKLDAAQVVLATLPRDGGDVRLTEREADGWLAALTDVRLALGAMLGIDDDQGRLPPDHPHAAHRDIYDWLSVVQGLLVEALMADEWTESDWDVPE; encoded by the coding sequence ATGAGAACGTGGCGCCGCACCGGCAGCGGGGACGATGTGCGGATCTGCTCGAACCTCGAGAGCTACGAGTGCCAGCTGCTCACGTCGATGATCGAGTCGATCTGCGAGCTGCTCACCGAACGTGCCGACTCTGCACCGCGCGATGAGCTGTCGGCGATGACCGGAATCGATACCGGGCACACGCGGGGACCCGAGGACGTGACGCTCGGCCGCCTGCTGCCCGACTTCCACCGACCGGACCATGAGCCGGAGCTGACGGTCGCGTCGATCGCGTCCGACCTGAACGGCGGACTCCGCAGCGTCAACGAGCCGCGCATCATCGATGCGAAGCTCGATGCCGCTCAGGTGGTGCTGGCGACCCTGCCGCGCGACGGCGGCGATGTCCGGCTCACCGAACGCGAGGCCGACGGCTGGTTGGCCGCGCTCACCGACGTGCGTCTGGCGCTGGGTGCGATGCTCGGGATCGACGACGACCAGGGCAGGCTCCCGCCGGATCATCCGCATGCGGCGCACCGTGACATCTACGACTGGTTGTCCGTCGTGCAGGGACTTCTCGTGGAGGCGCTGATGGCCGACGAGTGGACCGAGTCCGATTGGGACGTGCCGGAGTGA